The genomic window GCCCAATGTGCGGCGCGCCAGAAGCTCAAAGCTCGCATCGGCTGCCTCATAAGCATAGCCGGATGCTTCCCGTTCCTTGACCAGCGAGATCAGCCTGTCGAGCTTCGGATCGTCCTTGGCGACCTCGATGCCGCGCCGCTTCAGCGCGTTCAGGAAGTTGGACTTGCCGCCCTGGTCGGACACCATGACGCGGCGCTGGTTGCCGACGCTTTCCGGGTCGACATGCTCGTAAGTCTTCGGGTCCTTCAACAGGGCCGATGCGTGGATGCCGGCTTTGGTCGCGAAGGCCGACTGGCCCACATAGGGCGCCTGGTGCTCCGGGTTGCGGTTCAAAAGCTCATCGAAGGTCCGCGATAGCCGCGTCAGATCGGTCAGCTTGTCGCCGTCGATGCCGAGTTCGAAGCGCTCGGCATAATGCGGCTTGAGCATCAGCGTCGGGATCAGCGTCACGAGATTGGCATTGCCGCAGCGCTCGCCGATGCCGTTCAGCGTGCCCTGGATCTGTCGCACGCCCGCTTCGACCGCCGCCAGCGAATTGGCAACCGCCTGGCCCGTATCGTTGTGGGCATGGATGCCGAGATTGCGGCCCGGGATGCCCGCCTCGATCAATTCGCCGACGATGCGCGTGACCTCGCCGGGCAGCGTGCCACCATTGGTGTCGCAGAGCACCACCCAGCGCGCGCCCGCCTCATAGGCGGTCTTGGCGCATGCCGTGGCGTAGGCCGGATTGGCCTTGTAGCCATCGAAGAAGTGCTCGCAATCGACCAACGCTTCCTTGCCGGCGGCAATGGTCGCCTCGACCGAAGCCTTGATGCAGTCGAGGTTTTCGTCGTTGGAGATGCCGAGCGCGACGTCGACATGGTAGTCCCAGCTCTTCGCCACGAAGCACACCGCGTCACCGGCCGCGTGGATGAGCGCCGCAAGGCCCGGATCATTGGACGCCGAGACCCCTGCCCGCTTCGTCATGCCGAAGGCGACGAAGGCCGCCTTCTTCGTGCGCTTTTTCTCGAAAAAAGCCGTGTCGGTCGGGTTTGCGCCGGGGTAGCCGCCCTCGACGTAGTCCAGACCGAACGCATCGAGCATCGACGCGATCAGCGTCTTGTCCTCGACCGAAAAATCGATGCCGGGCGTCTGCTGCCCGTCCCGCAGGGTCGTGTCGAAAAGGTAGAGGCGTTCGCGTGTCATCGCCGGCGCTCCAGCAAGCGGGCCGACGCCCGATATGCGTTTGCACGTCCTCGTGCGCTTCGCTTCTGCGGGCGTGCGGCCGTCTGCTGCCCGTCCCGCAGGGTCGTGTCGAAAAGGTAGAGGCGTTCGCGTGTCATGATGCGCACTCTGCAAATTTGTCCGTCGCGCGGATCAGCTGGTCGAGGATTCCCGGCTCGGTGAAGGCGTGGCCTGCACCCTCGACGATGTGGAACTCGGCTTCCGGCCAGGCCTTGTGCAGCGCCCACGCGAAACGCAGCGGGCATGGCATATCATAGCGGCCGTGAACGATGACACCCGGAATATGCCGGATCTTGTGCGCATCGCGAATGAGCTGACCATCCTCGAGCCAACCGGCATGCACGAAGAAATGGTTTTCGATCCGCGCGAAGGCGAGCGCGAATTCATCCTGACCGAAGACTGTGCTGGTTTCGGGCTCCGGCAGAAGCGTGATCGTCTCGCCTTCCCAGACGCTCCAGGCCTTGGCGGCGGCAAGGCGCGTTTCGGCATCCTCGCTCGTCAGGCGCTTGCGGTAGGCGGCGAGCATGTCGCCGCGTTCCGCTTCCGGGATGGGGGCCACGAAGCGCTCCCATTTGTCGGGAAACATCTCCGAGACGCCGAAGCGGTAGTACCAGTCCATTTCGGCCTTGGTCAGCGTGTAGATGCCGCGCAGCACCAGTTCCGACACGCGCTCCGGGTGCGTCTCGGCATAGGCGAGCGCCAGCGTCGATCCCCACGACCCGCCGAAGACGAGCCATGTGTCGGCGCCAACCATTTCGCGCAGCCGCTCGATATCGGCCACCAGTTGCCAGGTCGTGTTGGCCTCGAGCTCCGCAAAGGGCGTCGAGCGGCCGCAGCCGCGCTGGTCGAACAGCAGCACGTCGTAGCGCGTCGGATCGAACACGCGGCGCTGCTTCGGCGAGATGCCGCCACCCGGTCCGCCATGCAGGAAGACGGCAGGCTTTGCGCCTTTCGTGCCGACGCGCTCATAATGGATCACATGGCCATCGCCCACATCGAGCGTACCGGTCTCGTAAGGTTCGATCTCGGGGTAGAACCCACGCAGCGCGCTCATCGGTCATCGCCTTCCAGAGGCCAGCGATCGGTATCG from Georhizobium profundi includes these protein-coding regions:
- the cimA gene encoding citramalate synthase; the protein is MTRERLYLFDTTLRDGQQTPGIDFSVEDKTLIASMLDAFGLDYVEGGYPGANPTDTAFFEKKRTKKAAFVAFGMTKRAGVSASNDPGLAALIHAAGDAVCFVAKSWDYHVDVALGISNDENLDCIKASVEATIAAGKEALVDCEHFFDGYKANPAYATACAKTAYEAGARWVVLCDTNGGTLPGEVTRIVGELIEAGIPGRNLGIHAHNDTGQAVANSLAAVEAGVRQIQGTLNGIGERCGNANLVTLIPTLMLKPHYAERFELGIDGDKLTDLTRLSRTFDELLNRNPEHQAPYVGQSAFATKAGIHASALLKDPKTYEHVDPESVGNQRRVMVSDQGGKSNFLNALKRRGIEVAKDDPKLDRLISLVKEREASGYAYEAADASFELLARRTLGRVPDFFEVQSFRVMVERRFDALGNLKTVSEAVVRVIVDGEEILSVAEGQGPVNALDIALRKDLGKFQADIADLELVDYKVRILNGGTEAITRVLIESSDATTDRWWTVGVSDNIIDASFQALMDSVIYKLLKNREQAGSVAAE
- the pip gene encoding prolyl aminopeptidase, translated to MSALRGFYPEIEPYETGTLDVGDGHVIHYERVGTKGAKPAVFLHGGPGGGISPKQRRVFDPTRYDVLLFDQRGCGRSTPFAELEANTTWQLVADIERLREMVGADTWLVFGGSWGSTLALAYAETHPERVSELVLRGIYTLTKAEMDWYYRFGVSEMFPDKWERFVAPIPEAERGDMLAAYRKRLTSEDAETRLAAAKAWSVWEGETITLLPEPETSTVFGQDEFALAFARIENHFFVHAGWLEDGQLIRDAHKIRHIPGVIVHGRYDMPCPLRFAWALHKAWPEAEFHIVEGAGHAFTEPGILDQLIRATDKFAECAS